One stretch of Candidatus Methylomirabilota bacterium DNA includes these proteins:
- a CDS encoding peptide chain release factor-like protein, translated as MSRPIIVTDDVRVPAGAITVRAVRASGPGGQNVNKVATKIDLRVDLAAIEGLTDAARERLRVLARHRLDASGQLVVTSQATREQAANLEIARAKVRDLVLAALREPRPR; from the coding sequence GTGAGCCGGCCCATCATCGTCACGGACGACGTGAGGGTTCCCGCGGGCGCGATCACCGTGCGCGCGGTGCGCGCCTCCGGCCCCGGCGGTCAGAACGTCAACAAGGTCGCCACCAAGATCGACCTGCGCGTCGATCTCGCGGCCATCGAAGGTCTGACGGACGCGGCCCGAGAGCGGCTGCGCGTGCTCGCCCGTCACCGGCTCGACGCGAGCGGCCAGCTCGTCGTCACCAGCCAGGCCACGCGCGAGCAGGCCGCGAACCTCGAGATCGCGCGCGCGAAGGTGCGCGATCTCGTCCTCGCCGCGCTCCGGGAGCCCCGGCCCCG
- a CDS encoding adenine deaminase C-terminal domain-containing protein, with protein sequence MTPAQRRRLTAVARGREPADLYLRGGTLLNVYTGELYPANVALAGERIAYVGLRDDMVGPRTLVLDVADRILVPGYIDPHVHPAHLVTPSALARHLLPLGTTTVFADTLQFWELGGLHAFRTAADALARSPLKFYWMIRPHAQSRSTDERRRFRVADLARALEHPWAVAIGEVTRWPDAWGGDPDLLARLDLAQRRGRRVEGHTAGASGDKMAAIAAAGFTSDHEPITAREVLERARQGIAVMLRESSLRPDLAGLLDALKEAPGLASRVMLTCDGSMPAFVRDHGFVDHLIRVALERGVPPLDAYRMATLNPATYYGLDAHLGGLAPGRYADVCVLRDLGEPRPETVVARGRVAAEGGRLLVSVPEPPWRRVFTSAEARLTVPWRSRPADFQLPPRTRYPVVRLVSAVITRLEERGLQPGDLHAALVDRGGRWVAPGVVAGFADRLDGLAATISTDFNILVLGRSPEAMARAVNRLLDRRGGVVLVDGREIAYELPLPLGGVMTRGSVADAARWEDGLRAALVARGYPYHELLFTLFFLSADFLPAVRLTPRGVWDVKRSRVLLPARRRVRAQ encoded by the coding sequence ATGACTCCGGCCCAACGGCGGCGGCTTACGGCGGTGGCGCGCGGCCGGGAGCCCGCCGATCTCTATCTGCGCGGCGGCACCCTGTTGAACGTCTACACCGGCGAGCTCTACCCGGCGAACGTCGCCCTCGCCGGCGAGCGGATCGCCTACGTCGGCCTCCGCGATGATATGGTCGGCCCGCGTACCCTGGTCCTTGACGTCGCCGACCGCATCCTCGTTCCAGGCTACATCGACCCGCACGTGCATCCCGCGCACCTGGTCACCCCCTCGGCGCTGGCGCGGCATCTGCTGCCGCTCGGCACCACCACGGTGTTCGCCGACACGCTGCAGTTCTGGGAGCTCGGTGGCCTGCACGCCTTTCGTACCGCGGCCGACGCGCTGGCCCGCTCGCCGCTCAAGTTCTACTGGATGATCCGCCCCCACGCGCAGTCGCGCTCGACGGACGAGCGGCGGCGCTTCCGGGTCGCGGACCTGGCGCGGGCGCTCGAGCACCCGTGGGCGGTGGCGATCGGCGAGGTGACGCGGTGGCCCGACGCCTGGGGCGGGGATCCGGACCTGCTGGCCAGGCTCGATCTCGCGCAGCGGCGCGGCCGCCGCGTCGAGGGCCACACGGCCGGCGCCTCGGGGGACAAGATGGCCGCCATCGCCGCGGCCGGGTTCACCTCCGATCACGAGCCCATCACCGCTCGGGAGGTACTGGAGCGCGCGCGGCAGGGCATCGCGGTGATGCTGCGCGAGTCGTCGCTCCGGCCGGATCTGGCCGGGCTGCTGGACGCGCTCAAGGAAGCCCCGGGGCTCGCCTCCCGCGTCATGCTCACCTGCGACGGCTCCATGCCCGCGTTCGTCCGCGATCACGGCTTCGTCGACCACCTGATTCGCGTGGCGCTGGAGCGCGGCGTGCCGCCGCTCGACGCCTACCGGATGGCGACGCTGAATCCGGCGACTTACTACGGCCTCGACGCCCACCTGGGCGGCCTGGCCCCGGGGCGGTACGCCGACGTCTGCGTGCTCCGCGATCTCGGTGAGCCGCGCCCCGAAACCGTGGTGGCCCGTGGCCGCGTCGCCGCCGAGGGCGGGCGGCTGCTCGTCAGCGTGCCCGAGCCGCCGTGGCGCCGCGTGTTCACCTCCGCCGAGGCGCGGCTGACCGTGCCCTGGCGGTCGCGCCCGGCCGACTTCCAGCTGCCGCCCCGGACCCGGTACCCGGTGGTGAGGCTCGTCAGCGCCGTGATCACGCGCCTGGAGGAGCGGGGGCTCCAGCCGGGGGATCTCCACGCCGCGCTCGTCGATCGCGGCGGCCGCTGGGTCGCGCCGGGTGTCGTCGCCGGCTTCGCCGATCGGCTGGATGGCCTGGCGGCGACGATCTCCACCGACTTCAACATCCTGGTACTGGGACGGAGCCCCGAAGCGATGGCGCGCGCGGTGAATCGACTGCTCGATCGGCGGGGCGGGGTGGTCCTCGTCGACGGCCGCGAGATCGCGTACGAGCTGCCGCTCCCGCTCGGTGGCGTGATGACCCGGGGCTCGGTCGCCGATGCCGCGCGATGGGAGGACGGGCTGCGCGCGGCGCTCGTCGCCCGCGGCTACCCCTATCACGAGCTGCTCTTCACGCTCTTCTTCCTCTCTGCCGATTTCCTGCCCGCCGTCCGGCTGACGCCGCGGGGCGTGTGGGACGTCAAGCGAAGCCGCGTCCTCCTTCCGGCGCGCCGGCGGGTACGTGCGCAGTGA
- a CDS encoding PHB depolymerase family esterase: MRSEAARVVGALVLAGLALLGAAATRPSTGLFKRGAHEGRVYRLYLPRAVVEAPREPPTLPLVVALHGCWQTPEDFAAGTRLNEAAEPRGLLVVYPAQSHRDNPNRCWNWFEPAAADRGEVAEILALVRHVQREQRVARDRVVVLGFSAGGFMAVNLACAAPDVIRGVGVMAGGPYRCGVGLIAGLQCMRGQHLDGEAAARACLGSRGPGARPVRASLWHGADDTVVSPANLETLGRMFVLVNGGFAATAERGDGALHNVYRDAGGRAVVETWLVSGMGHAWSGGDPRGSHTYPPGPPATGRMLDFLLAPP, encoded by the coding sequence GTGCGCAGTGAAGCGGCCCGGGTCGTCGGAGCGCTGGTCCTGGCCGGCCTCGCGCTCCTGGGTGCCGCCGCGACGCGCCCCAGCACCGGTCTCTTCAAACGCGGCGCCCACGAGGGGCGCGTCTATCGTCTCTATCTGCCGCGCGCGGTGGTGGAGGCCCCTAGGGAGCCGCCGACCTTGCCGCTGGTGGTGGCGCTGCACGGCTGCTGGCAGACGCCGGAAGACTTCGCGGCGGGGACGCGGCTGAACGAGGCCGCCGAGCCGCGCGGTCTGCTCGTCGTCTATCCCGCGCAGAGCCACCGCGACAATCCGAACCGGTGCTGGAACTGGTTCGAGCCGGCTGCCGCCGACCGCGGCGAGGTCGCCGAGATCCTCGCGCTCGTGCGCCACGTGCAGCGCGAGCAGCGGGTCGCGCGCGACCGCGTGGTGGTCCTCGGCTTCTCGGCGGGCGGGTTCATGGCCGTCAACCTGGCGTGCGCGGCACCCGACGTCATCAGGGGCGTCGGCGTGATGGCCGGCGGGCCCTATCGGTGCGGGGTCGGGCTCATCGCCGGCCTCCAGTGCATGCGCGGCCAGCACCTGGACGGCGAGGCGGCGGCCCGGGCCTGCCTCGGCTCGAGGGGACCAGGCGCGCGACCGGTGCGGGCCTCGCTCTGGCACGGAGCCGACGACACCGTGGTGAGTCCCGCGAACTTGGAAACGCTCGGGCGGATGTTCGTCCTCGTCAACGGCGGCTTCGCCGCCACCGCGGAGCGCGGCGACGGCGCGCTCCACAATGTCTACCGCGACGCGGGCGGGCGCGCCGTCGTCGAGACGTGGCTCGTCAGCGGCATGGGCCACGCCTGGAGCGGAGGCGATCCCCGCGGCTCGCACACGTACCCGCCCGGCCCGCCCGCGACCGGCCGCATGCTCGACTTCCTCCTGGCCCCCCCGTGA
- a CDS encoding DUF445 domain-containing protein codes for MRTKRRLALSVLLAAVALAAGTFPFRATWWGGFILAIAEAGIVGGLADWFAVTALFRRPLGLPIPHTALIPANWQLLAQRVGTMVGDRVLTREYLVLEIDRMDLAEWVARAAERVTRTDLEAATRTMLGWAAREAPVASAGELVGRLQRLLVAQPVAPTLATALELGRQHGWDQRVIGGLARALADALERPELRRTVGELVDEVLLRYRERVGFYPRLALGLADLLGLIDRERIVASLHAGLTEVANDPAHPLRGRLSDAVADFAGRLRRDAVLAGRVEAVKEELLGSPVVARLVDDGARALRRTLLVDLQRPASEAVAWVAERLERWRRVVVADAALRGQVERWIKTRATELVERHHGRIAAFIEKGVHALGPEGAVRLIEEHAGDDLQYIRVNGTVVGGLAGGLLYAIHLLVRLL; via the coding sequence GTGAGGACGAAGCGGCGTCTGGCGCTGAGCGTGCTCCTCGCCGCGGTGGCGCTGGCGGCGGGGACGTTCCCGTTTCGCGCGACGTGGTGGGGCGGCTTCATCCTGGCGATCGCCGAGGCCGGCATCGTCGGCGGTCTCGCCGACTGGTTCGCCGTCACCGCGCTCTTCCGGCGCCCGCTGGGGCTGCCCATCCCTCACACCGCGCTGATCCCGGCGAACTGGCAGCTCCTCGCCCAGCGCGTGGGCACGATGGTGGGCGACCGCGTGCTCACCCGGGAGTACCTGGTCCTCGAGATCGACCGGATGGATCTCGCGGAGTGGGTGGCTCGGGCGGCCGAGCGCGTGACCCGGACCGATCTGGAGGCGGCCACGCGCACGATGCTCGGCTGGGCGGCCCGCGAGGCGCCGGTCGCGTCGGCGGGGGAGCTGGTCGGGCGCCTGCAGCGGCTGCTCGTCGCTCAGCCCGTGGCTCCCACGCTGGCGACCGCGCTCGAGCTGGGCCGGCAGCACGGCTGGGACCAGCGCGTGATCGGTGGGCTGGCGCGGGCGCTGGCCGACGCGCTCGAGCGCCCGGAGCTGCGGCGGACCGTGGGCGAGCTCGTCGACGAGGTCCTGCTCCGCTATCGCGAGCGCGTGGGCTTCTACCCGCGGCTGGCGCTGGGACTCGCCGATCTGCTCGGGCTGATCGACCGGGAGCGGATCGTCGCCTCGCTGCACGCCGGGCTCACCGAGGTGGCGAACGACCCCGCGCATCCGCTTCGCGGGCGGCTGAGCGACGCGGTCGCCGATTTCGCCGGGCGCCTCCGCCGCGACGCCGTGCTGGCGGGGCGGGTGGAGGCGGTGAAGGAGGAGCTGCTGGGCAGCCCGGTCGTGGCCCGGCTCGTCGACGACGGGGCTCGCGCGCTGCGCCGGACCCTGCTCGTCGACCTCCAGCGCCCCGCGTCGGAGGCGGTGGCCTGGGTGGCCGAGCGCCTCGAGCGGTGGCGCCGCGTCGTCGTCGCCGATGCGGCGCTCCGCGGCCAGGTGGAGCGCTGGATCAAGACGCGGGCGACCGAGCTGGTGGAGCGCCACCACGGCCGCATCGCCGCGTTCATCGAGAAGGGTGTGCACGCGCTGGGGCCGGAGGGCGCGGTGCGGCTCATCGAGGAGCACGCGGGCGACGACCTGCAGTACATCCGCGTCAACGGCACCGTAGTCGGGGGGCTCGCCGGCGGTCTCCTCTATGCGATCCACCTGCTGGTGCGTCTGCTCTGA